One Mycoavidus sp. B2-EB genomic region harbors:
- the aroQ gene encoding type II 3-dehydroquinate dehydratase, which yields MTARLLVLHGPNLNLLGLREPEVYGRLTLSEIDQRLQQRAASEDATVETFQSNHEGVLIDRVHHAKAENIDFIVINPAGLTHTSVALRDALVGVDIPFIEVHLSNIHRREAFRHQSFLSSQALGVICGFGWQSYLFALEFALDQLKPI from the coding sequence ATGACTGCTCGGCTACTCGTGTTGCATGGCCCCAACCTCAATTTACTCGGCTTGCGAGAGCCGGAGGTATATGGTCGCCTAACACTCAGCGAAATCGACCAGCGCTTGCAACAACGCGCTGCCTCCGAAGACGCTACAGTGGAGACCTTTCAAAGCAACCACGAAGGAGTATTAATTGACCGTGTGCACCACGCCAAGGCAGAAAATATTGATTTCATTGTTATCAATCCAGCCGGCCTTACACACACTAGCGTAGCGCTACGCGATGCGTTAGTTGGTGTAGATATTCCATTTATCGAAGTACATTTATCGAATATTCACCGCCGTGAGGCATTTAGGCATCAATCATTTCTTTCAAGTCAGGCGCTTGGCGTCATTTGCGGCTTTGGCTGGCAAAGTTATCTATTTGCGCTTGAATTTGCGCTTGATCAACTGAAACCTATTTAA